A stretch of the Armatimonadota bacterium genome encodes the following:
- a CDS encoding xanthine dehydrogenase family protein molybdopterin-binding subunit has protein sequence MPRIVKTKVEFEGRIEEREVVVEGEDLPPYEQTSFRYVGKPIPRVDGPLRATGRATYTADLAPPGTLHVRFLRSPHAHARIRAVRTERAERMPGVFGVATRHNCDLVWRRWRLFEDVVRYAGDEVAAVCAATQEIAEQALRCIEVDYEPLPFVTDIEDAIAPDAPRVWESGNLLREPPYVRGDVERALAGADVVVELEVRTACALHNSMEPHIAVAQWEGDRLTVWESTQHIFGVRDALAAAFGLGVDRVRVLKQFMGGGFGSKNAVGKYTLIASHFARMTGRPVRCGLDRHEENLCAGNRGASLQRIRLGARGDGTLVAIDATLYTQLGAYAAWAPAIGGPFRELYACPNVRTEEVGVFTHTGPFAAFRAPGYVEGTVGLEVAMDELAARLGIDPLEIRRRNHADRDPATGQSYSAKHLLRAYDLGAERIGWQRRGRLPQGTKRRGLGMASQIWGGAGGPPAYAMVRLNRDGSAEVITGTQDIGTGTRTVLAQIAAEELGLPIERVTVHLGDTENPYSPLSAGSQTLASVGPAVRMAAADAHRQVLEFAAQMLEADPADLRADDGEIEVAGAPTRRLSFRAVAEKLGNFQILGRGFRGPNAADQRLRTFGAQFAEVEVDVDTLDIHVLRIVAVHECGRIINPLTLSSQVEGGILQGVGFALTEGRLLDPATGRPVNANLEDYKIPTAQDAPVIEHYMIEASDDAANNLGAKGMGEPPIIPTAAAIANAVSDALGVRITHLPIRREVVLAAVEQARRSGQL, from the coding sequence GTGCCGAGGATCGTCAAGACCAAAGTCGAGTTCGAAGGCCGCATCGAGGAGCGCGAGGTCGTCGTCGAGGGTGAGGACCTGCCGCCGTACGAGCAGACCTCCTTCCGCTACGTCGGCAAACCGATCCCGCGCGTCGACGGCCCGTTGCGCGCCACCGGACGGGCGACGTACACGGCGGACCTGGCGCCGCCGGGGACGCTGCATGTGCGGTTTTTGCGGTCGCCCCACGCGCACGCGCGGATCCGGGCCGTCCGGACCGAGCGGGCCGAACGCATGCCCGGGGTCTTCGGGGTAGCCACCCGCCACAACTGCGACCTGGTCTGGCGGCGGTGGCGGTTGTTCGAGGACGTCGTGCGCTACGCGGGGGACGAGGTGGCGGCGGTGTGCGCCGCAACCCAGGAGATCGCCGAGCAGGCGCTGCGGTGCATCGAGGTGGACTACGAACCCCTTCCGTTCGTCACCGACATCGAGGACGCGATCGCACCCGATGCACCGCGCGTGTGGGAGTCGGGCAACCTGCTGCGCGAGCCACCCTACGTCCGAGGCGACGTCGAGCGCGCGCTCGCCGGTGCCGATGTGGTCGTCGAGCTGGAGGTGCGGACGGCCTGCGCCCTGCACAACTCCATGGAGCCACACATTGCGGTGGCGCAGTGGGAAGGGGACCGGCTGACGGTCTGGGAGTCCACGCAGCACATCTTCGGTGTCCGCGACGCGCTCGCCGCCGCCTTCGGCCTGGGCGTCGACCGCGTGCGCGTCCTCAAGCAGTTCATGGGCGGAGGGTTCGGCAGCAAGAACGCCGTCGGCAAGTACACCCTGATCGCATCGCACTTCGCGCGCATGACCGGACGGCCGGTGCGGTGCGGACTGGATCGCCACGAGGAGAACCTCTGCGCCGGAAACCGCGGCGCGTCGCTGCAACGGATCCGGCTGGGCGCGCGCGGCGATGGGACCCTGGTGGCGATCGACGCGACCCTCTACACACAGCTGGGCGCCTACGCGGCTTGGGCGCCTGCGATCGGCGGGCCGTTCCGCGAACTGTACGCGTGCCCGAACGTGCGCACGGAGGAAGTCGGGGTCTTCACGCACACCGGACCGTTCGCGGCCTTCCGCGCTCCCGGTTACGTGGAGGGAACGGTGGGCCTGGAAGTCGCGATGGACGAACTCGCCGCGCGGCTGGGAATCGATCCGCTGGAGATTCGCCGCCGCAACCACGCGGACCGCGACCCGGCCACCGGGCAATCCTATTCCGCCAAGCACCTGTTGCGCGCCTACGACCTGGGAGCGGAACGGATCGGATGGCAGCGCCGCGGCCGGCTGCCGCAGGGCACCAAGCGGCGCGGCCTGGGGATGGCCAGCCAGATCTGGGGTGGCGCCGGCGGCCCGCCTGCGTATGCGATGGTGCGCCTCAACCGGGACGGCAGCGCAGAGGTGATCACCGGCACGCAGGACATCGGTACGGGCACCCGCACCGTACTCGCCCAGATCGCCGCCGAGGAGCTGGGGCTTCCGATCGAGCGAGTGACCGTCCACCTGGGGGATACCGAAAACCCGTACTCCCCGCTGTCGGCCGGCAGCCAGACCCTGGCCTCGGTGGGGCCCGCGGTGCGCATGGCGGCTGCGGACGCCCATCGGCAGGTGCTGGAGTTCGCCGCACAGATGCTGGAGGCCGACCCCGCCGACCTGCGGGCGGACGACGGCGAGATCGAGGTAGCGGGCGCGCCGACCCGACGTCTGTCGTTTCGCGCGGTGGCCGAAAAACTGGGCAACTTCCAGATCCTGGGCCGCGGCTTTCGGGGCCCCAACGCCGCCGACCAGCGCCTGCGGACGTTCGGGGCTCAGTTCGCCGAGGTGGAGGTGGACGTCGACACCTTAGACATCCACGTGCTGCGGATCGTCGCGGTGCACGAGTGCGGCCGGATCATCAACCCACTCACCCTCAGCAGCCAGGTCGAAGGCGGCATCCTGCAGGGCGTAGGCTTCGCGCTCACCGAAGGGCGGCTGCTGGACCCGGCCACAGGCCGGCCGGTGAACGCCAACCTCGAGGACTACAAGATCCCGACGGCCCAAGACGCGCCGGTGATCGAGCACTACATGATCGAGGCCAGCGACGACGCAGCCAACAACCTGGGTGCCAAGGGCATGGGCGAACCGCCGATCATCCCGACCGCGGCGGCGATCGCCAACGCCGTCTCGGATGCGCTGGGCGTGCGCATCACACACCTTCCGATCCGACGCGAAGTCGTGCTGGCGGCGGTCGAGCAGGCACGGCGGTCGGGGCAACTGTAG
- the gabT gene encoding 4-aminobutyrate--2-oxoglutarate transaminase encodes MNQTRVLTQLPGPRSQEILRRHGQVVARALSVHLPAVIDRGEGALLFDVDGNRFIDLAGGIGCLAVGHAHPRVVRAIQQQAARFTHTDYTVVPYEGYVELAERLARSAPGDSAKKVALFNSGAEAVENAVKIARAATGRPAVVAFEGAFHGRTYMAMSLTSRVDPYKRDFGPFVPEVYRAPFPYVYRSPYPTPEATADDCIRQLERMFALHVQPDRVAAVVVEPVQGEGGFVVPPPDFLPRLRELCDRHGILLIADEVQTGFGRTGRMWAVEHFGVEPDLITAAKAIASGMPLSAVIGRAEIMDAVPDSGIGGTYVGNPVACAAALAVLDVIEQEGLIERAVHIGEQLTERFRAIQRECNIVGDVRGLGSMVAMEFVLDRDTRTPAPAHAQSVIRRAMHDGVLLLKAGIYGNVIRILAPLVITDNQLHEALDVIHRAVAETQRRPLMEVPQTKGTGV; translated from the coding sequence ATGAACCAGACGCGTGTGCTCACCCAACTGCCAGGACCCCGCAGCCAGGAGATCCTACGCCGACACGGCCAGGTGGTCGCCCGTGCCCTGAGCGTACATCTGCCCGCGGTCATCGACCGCGGAGAAGGCGCGCTGCTGTTCGACGTCGACGGCAACCGGTTCATCGACCTGGCCGGCGGCATCGGGTGCCTGGCGGTCGGGCATGCGCATCCGCGGGTCGTGCGGGCGATCCAGCAGCAGGCGGCGCGGTTCACGCACACCGACTACACCGTCGTACCCTACGAGGGCTACGTGGAACTGGCCGAGCGTCTGGCCCGCAGCGCGCCAGGCGACTCCGCGAAGAAGGTGGCTCTGTTCAATTCCGGTGCGGAGGCTGTAGAGAACGCGGTGAAGATCGCGCGCGCGGCCACCGGCCGCCCGGCGGTCGTCGCCTTCGAGGGAGCCTTCCACGGCCGGACGTACATGGCGATGTCGCTGACGAGCAGAGTCGACCCCTACAAGCGCGATTTCGGGCCGTTCGTGCCCGAGGTCTACCGGGCGCCGTTTCCGTACGTCTACCGCAGCCCGTACCCGACGCCGGAAGCGACCGCGGACGACTGCATCCGGCAGCTGGAACGGATGTTTGCGCTGCACGTGCAGCCCGACCGGGTGGCCGCGGTCGTCGTCGAGCCGGTGCAGGGGGAGGGCGGGTTCGTGGTGCCGCCCCCGGACTTTTTGCCCAGGCTGCGGGAGCTCTGCGACCGGCACGGCATCCTGCTCATCGCCGACGAGGTGCAGACCGGTTTCGGCCGCACCGGTCGTATGTGGGCGGTCGAGCACTTTGGGGTGGAACCCGACCTGATCACCGCGGCGAAGGCGATCGCGTCGGGGATGCCGCTGTCCGCGGTGATCGGGCGGGCGGAGATCATGGACGCCGTCCCGGACTCCGGGATCGGCGGGACCTACGTCGGCAACCCCGTGGCGTGCGCCGCCGCCCTGGCTGTGCTGGATGTGATCGAGCAGGAGGGACTGATCGAGCGAGCGGTGCACATCGGCGAGCAGCTGACCGAGCGGTTCCGCGCCATCCAGCGCGAGTGCAACATTGTGGGCGACGTGCGCGGCCTGGGCTCCATGGTGGCCATGGAGTTCGTCCTCGATCGGGACACGAGGACGCCCGCGCCTGCACACGCGCAGTCCGTAATCCGTCGGGCGATGCACGACGGCGTGCTGCTGCTGAAGGCGGGGATCTACGGCAACGTCATCCGCATCCTGGCCCCGTTGGTGATCACGGACAACCAGCTCCACGAGGCCCTTGACGTCATCCACCGTGCCGTCGCCGAGACCCAGCGCCGACCGCTGATGGAAGTCCCCCAGACCAAGGGGACCGGGGTGTAA
- the gatC gene encoding Asp-tRNA(Asn)/Glu-tRNA(Gln) amidotransferase subunit GatC encodes MRITPDTVAYVARLSRLELTETERERFGEQLNAILAHFAALDRLSTEGVEATSHAVRVTNVFRDDRVDPSLPMDEVIAMAPQSREGFVVVPRVIEPDE; translated from the coding sequence ATGCGGATCACACCGGACACCGTCGCCTACGTCGCGCGGCTCAGCCGCCTGGAGCTGACCGAAACCGAACGAGAACGGTTCGGCGAGCAGCTCAACGCGATCCTCGCGCACTTCGCAGCGCTGGACCGGCTGTCCACCGAGGGGGTGGAGGCGACGTCGCACGCGGTTCGGGTGACGAACGTCTTCCGCGACGACCGGGTCGACCCCTCCCTCCCCATGGACGAAGTGATCGCGATGGCGCCGCAGTCGCGCGAGGGCTTCGTCGTCGTCCCGCGTGTCATAGAGCCCGACGAATGA
- a CDS encoding (2Fe-2S)-binding protein yields MVVLRVNGRDHSLDITAHRTLLRVLRDDLHLRGTKDPCERGSCGGCTVLVDGRAVYSCLLLAVTCAGRQITTIEGLDGGALHPIQRAFVEHDALQCGYCTPAQILTAKALLGTRPEPSEAEVREAMSGVLCRCGSYPKILRAVLTAAGAMRAHGG; encoded by the coding sequence GTGGTCGTGCTCCGCGTCAACGGCCGGGACCACAGCCTCGACATCACGGCCCACCGCACCCTGCTGCGGGTTCTTCGGGACGACCTGCACCTGCGCGGGACCAAGGATCCCTGCGAGCGCGGCAGTTGCGGTGGCTGTACGGTGCTCGTCGACGGCCGGGCGGTGTACAGCTGTCTGCTGCTGGCCGTCACGTGCGCCGGACGCCAGATCACGACGATCGAGGGCCTGGACGGCGGGGCGCTGCACCCGATCCAGCGGGCGTTCGTCGAACACGATGCGCTGCAGTGCGGTTACTGTACCCCGGCGCAGATCCTGACGGCGAAGGCGCTGCTGGGCACCCGACCCGAACCGTCCGAGGCCGAGGTCCGGGAGGCGATGTCCGGCGTCCTGTGCCGCTGCGGCTCCTACCCGAAGATCCTGCGCGCGGTCCTGACCGCCGCGGGCGCGATGAGGGCGCACGGCGGGTAG
- the gatA gene encoding Asp-tRNA(Asn)/Glu-tRNA(Gln) amidotransferase subunit GatA, with the protein MTDLLALSYTEVRSRLGKDLSVAEVVEAYLDRIAAVDDVVHAYITVTAESARAEATALDARIASGEPAPPLAGLAVAIKDNICTRGVRTTCGSSILHDFVPPYDATAVRRLRSAGAVVLGKTNLDEFAMGSSTENSAFGPTRNPWNLDAVPGGSSGGSAAAVAAGAALAALGSDTGGSIRLPAALCGVVGLKPTYGRVSRYGLVAFASSLDQIGPFARTVADCAWVLRAISGRDPLDSTSVDLPVPDFAGQLTADVRGLRVGVPTEFFGEGLRPAVRDAVLTAVKVLEGAGAVVEEVALPTLEYALPTYYLIACAEVSSNLARYDGVAYGHRSPRAEDLYTLYTRTRAEGFGAEAKRRIMLGTFALSAGYYEGFYKKAQQVRTLVRRDFDRCFERVDILATPVSPTPGFWIGEKVDDPLQMYLSDVYTIPVNLAGLPGISVPCGFDGGLPIGLQLIGRPFDEATILRAAHAYEQATEWHRARPPLGARGTA; encoded by the coding sequence ATGACCGATCTGCTGGCCCTTTCCTACACCGAAGTCCGATCTCGTCTCGGCAAGGACCTGTCGGTGGCGGAGGTCGTAGAGGCGTACCTCGACCGGATCGCTGCCGTCGACGACGTCGTGCACGCGTACATCACGGTCACGGCCGAGTCGGCGCGCGCGGAGGCCACAGCGCTGGACGCCCGGATCGCATCGGGCGAGCCCGCCCCCCCTCTGGCAGGCCTCGCGGTCGCCATCAAGGACAACATATGCACGCGGGGCGTGCGGACGACCTGCGGGTCGTCGATCTTGCACGACTTCGTGCCGCCCTACGATGCGACCGCCGTCCGCCGGCTGCGCTCGGCGGGGGCCGTCGTGCTGGGCAAGACGAATCTGGACGAGTTCGCGATGGGGTCGTCTACCGAAAACTCGGCGTTCGGCCCGACGCGCAACCCATGGAACCTCGACGCGGTGCCGGGGGGCAGCAGCGGCGGATCCGCGGCCGCGGTGGCGGCCGGGGCTGCGCTGGCGGCGCTCGGATCAGACACCGGCGGTTCGATCCGTCTGCCGGCGGCGCTGTGCGGCGTCGTCGGCCTCAAGCCGACCTACGGGCGGGTGTCGCGCTACGGGCTGGTCGCCTTCGCTTCCTCGCTGGATCAGATCGGGCCGTTCGCCCGGACCGTGGCGGACTGCGCGTGGGTGCTGAGGGCGATCAGCGGACGCGACCCGCTCGATTCGACGTCGGTCGACCTGCCCGTGCCGGACTTCGCCGGGCAGCTGACCGCAGACGTGCGCGGCCTGCGCGTCGGCGTGCCGACGGAGTTCTTCGGCGAGGGTCTGCGGCCGGCGGTGCGCGACGCGGTTCTAACCGCCGTGAAGGTCCTCGAAGGCGCGGGTGCGGTCGTGGAGGAGGTGGCGCTGCCGACGCTGGAGTACGCGTTGCCGACCTACTACCTGATCGCCTGCGCGGAGGTCAGCAGCAACCTGGCCCGCTACGACGGCGTGGCCTACGGACACCGGTCGCCGCGGGCGGAAGACCTGTATACGCTGTACACGAGGACGCGCGCGGAGGGCTTTGGCGCGGAGGCCAAACGGCGCATCATGCTGGGTACGTTCGCGCTGTCAGCCGGCTACTACGAGGGCTTTTATAAGAAGGCCCAGCAGGTGCGCACGCTGGTGCGCCGCGACTTCGACCGCTGCTTCGAGCGCGTGGACATCCTCGCCACACCGGTCTCGCCCACACCCGGGTTCTGGATCGGCGAAAAGGTCGACGACCCGCTGCAGATGTACTTGTCCGACGTGTACACGATCCCTGTCAACCTGGCCGGGCTGCCGGGGATCTCCGTCCCGTGCGGGTTCGACGGCGGGCTGCCGATCGGGCTGCAGCTGATCGGCCGTCCGTTCGACGAAGCCACAATCCTGCGCGCCGCGCACGCCTACGAACAGGCGACGGAGTGGCACAGGGCACGCCCGCCGCTGGGTGCGCGGGGCACAGCATGA
- a CDS encoding xanthine dehydrogenase family protein subunit M: protein MNPFAYLQAKTLRSAVRAARQEGAAILAGGTDLIPLIQDGIVTPAVVVSLGSVRGLDGIRSGSEGLRIGACVTLSALAAHRAVRTRYTALAEAARAAASWQIRNQGTVGGNLCQHSRCWYYRQDFPCLRRGGDRCSAADGENRLHAILGGGPCYDVHPSDLAPALVALDGRVRIAGPGGNREIPLEQLFVHPSANARHHLALGRGEIVTAVIVPRPADGTRSLYLKAMDRAAWSFALASVAVAGRVEDGRVTGLRVCLGGVAPVPWRARAVEQALVGQPLHSQRVEQAVERELEMAKPLGRNAYKVALTRGLLRRALHTLGHAKA, encoded by the coding sequence GTGAACCCGTTCGCGTACCTGCAGGCGAAGACCCTCCGTTCGGCGGTCCGGGCAGCCCGACAGGAGGGCGCGGCGATCCTAGCCGGCGGCACGGACCTGATCCCGCTGATACAAGACGGTATCGTAACACCGGCCGTCGTGGTGAGCCTCGGTTCGGTGCGTGGGCTGGACGGGATCCGCTCCGGGTCCGAGGGGCTGCGGATCGGCGCCTGCGTCACGTTGAGCGCCCTCGCCGCCCACCGCGCCGTCCGCACGCGCTACACGGCACTCGCCGAAGCGGCACGGGCTGCGGCGTCCTGGCAGATCCGCAACCAGGGAACGGTCGGCGGCAACCTCTGCCAGCACTCACGCTGCTGGTACTACCGGCAGGACTTCCCGTGCCTGCGGCGGGGCGGGGACCGGTGCTCGGCCGCAGACGGCGAGAACCGGCTGCATGCGATCCTCGGCGGCGGACCGTGCTACGACGTGCACCCGTCCGACCTCGCTCCCGCGCTGGTCGCGCTCGATGGGCGCGTCCGGATCGCCGGCCCGGGGGGGAACCGTGAGATCCCACTGGAGCAGCTGTTCGTCCACCCGTCGGCCAATGCCCGCCACCACCTGGCGCTCGGCCGCGGCGAGATCGTGACCGCGGTGATCGTACCCCGGCCGGCGGACGGGACGCGCAGCCTGTACCTCAAGGCGATGGACCGCGCAGCCTGGTCGTTCGCGCTCGCCAGCGTGGCGGTCGCCGGGCGCGTCGAGGACGGCCGCGTCACCGGACTGCGTGTCTGCCTGGGCGGCGTGGCGCCGGTGCCGTGGCGGGCCCGGGCGGTCGAACAGGCACTGGTGGGCCAGCCCCTCCACAGTCAGCGCGTCGAGCAGGCGGTCGAGCGGGAACTGGAGATGGCCAAACCTCTGGGCCGCAACGCCTACAAGGTCGCGCTCACGCGCGGCCTGCTGCGGCGGGCCCTGCACACGCTCGGTCACGCCAAGGCCTGA
- the gatB gene encoding Asp-tRNA(Asn)/Glu-tRNA(Gln) amidotransferase subunit GatB: MSAGAPVGLAGERPGGDPEVEVVIGLEIHVQLLTASKMFCGCSTRFAAPPNTQTCPVCLGLPGSLPVINRRAVELGLRAALALHCTVQPISQFHRKNYYYPDLPKNYQISQYQYTGHPPLATDGHLEINTDGGRRRVRIRRVHLEEDTAKLIHPPGADHSLVDYNRSGVPLMEIVTQPDLRSPAEAGAFLRALRQVLQYAEVSTGRMEEGTLRCDANVSLRHPDGELGTRTEVKNMNSIRSVERALAFEVARQHQVLVHGGEVVQETRHWDERRGVTFASRTKEQAEDYRYFPEPDLVPMVVTEAWLAEIASGLPEMPEARRNRFVSAYGLGTHEAGVLVQTREGADFFEEAVRLHPSPQAIANWQIGDLAAYLNEHNLELSDLPITPAHLAELVRLVEDGTISGRIAKEILPEVLSSGRRPEEVVAERGLVQIRDEAALREVVRAVIADNPQAVGDVRAGKERAIGALVGQVMKRTQGRADPAAVNRLLREELDRDGGR; this comes from the coding sequence ATGAGCGCGGGAGCGCCGGTGGGACTCGCAGGCGAACGCCCAGGCGGCGATCCGGAAGTCGAGGTCGTCATCGGTCTGGAGATCCACGTCCAGCTGCTGACGGCGTCCAAGATGTTCTGCGGTTGCAGCACGCGGTTTGCAGCACCGCCGAACACGCAGACCTGCCCGGTCTGCCTGGGCTTGCCCGGCTCGTTGCCGGTGATCAACCGTCGAGCGGTCGAACTGGGGCTGCGGGCCGCGCTGGCGCTGCACTGCACGGTCCAGCCGATCTCCCAGTTCCACCGCAAGAACTACTACTATCCGGATCTCCCGAAGAACTACCAGATCTCGCAGTACCAGTACACCGGTCATCCGCCTCTGGCGACGGACGGCCATCTGGAGATCAACACCGACGGCGGCCGGCGGCGGGTCCGAATCCGGCGCGTGCACCTGGAGGAGGACACGGCCAAGCTGATCCACCCCCCGGGCGCCGACCACAGTTTGGTGGACTACAACCGTTCCGGCGTGCCGCTGATGGAGATCGTCACGCAACCGGACCTGCGGTCTCCGGCGGAGGCCGGCGCCTTCCTTCGGGCGCTGCGCCAGGTGCTGCAGTACGCGGAGGTGTCGACGGGCCGCATGGAGGAAGGCACCTTGCGCTGCGACGCGAACGTCTCGCTGCGCCACCCCGATGGAGAGCTGGGCACGCGCACCGAGGTCAAGAACATGAACTCGATCCGGTCGGTGGAGCGTGCTTTGGCCTTCGAGGTGGCCCGCCAGCACCAGGTTCTGGTGCACGGCGGCGAGGTGGTGCAGGAGACCCGCCACTGGGACGAGCGGCGCGGGGTCACGTTCGCCTCGCGGACGAAGGAGCAGGCTGAAGACTACCGCTACTTCCCCGAACCCGACCTCGTACCGATGGTGGTGACCGAGGCCTGGCTGGCCGAGATCGCATCGGGTCTGCCGGAGATGCCCGAAGCCCGGCGCAACCGGTTCGTCTCAGCCTACGGCCTGGGGACGCACGAGGCAGGCGTGCTCGTACAGACGCGAGAGGGGGCCGACTTCTTCGAGGAGGCGGTGCGGCTACACCCCAGCCCGCAGGCGATCGCGAACTGGCAGATCGGGGACTTGGCCGCGTATTTGAACGAGCACAACCTGGAACTGAGCGATCTGCCGATCACTCCGGCCCACCTGGCGGAACTCGTGCGCCTCGTCGAAGACGGGACGATCAGCGGCCGCATCGCCAAGGAGATCCTGCCGGAGGTGCTGTCCAGCGGCCGCCGACCGGAGGAGGTCGTCGCCGAGCGCGGGCTGGTCCAGATCCGGGACGAGGCGGCACTGCGCGAGGTGGTCCGCGCGGTGATCGCGGACAACCCGCAGGCAGTAGGCGACGTACGGGCGGGCAAGGAACGCGCGATCGGTGCGCTCGTCGGCCAGGTGATGAAGCGGACGCAAGGACGCGCGGATCCCGCGGCCGTCAACCGCCTTCTGCGCGAGGAGCTGGACCGCGACGGCGGAAGGTGA
- a CDS encoding NifU N-terminal domain-containing protein, which produces MRIDVQPTPNVHALKFILDRRVTEGKSQTYTAVEQAAEAPLARRLLSVPGVRMVFLLNDFITLTRDPDADWNAIVPEAERIIREHYRSEGD; this is translated from the coding sequence GTGCGGATCGACGTGCAGCCCACACCCAACGTGCACGCCCTGAAGTTCATCCTGGACCGCCGGGTGACTGAGGGGAAGAGCCAGACGTACACCGCGGTCGAACAGGCCGCCGAGGCGCCCCTGGCCCGCAGACTCCTGTCGGTGCCGGGCGTGCGGATGGTCTTCTTGCTGAACGACTTCATCACGCTGACGCGCGACCCCGACGCCGACTGGAACGCGATCGTGCCGGAAGCCGAACGCATCATTCGCGAACACTACAGGAGCGAAGGGGACTAG